From the genome of Thiovibrio frasassiensis:
CAACAGGCTTGCCGCACTGCCCAAGGCAAGGACCATCTCCTGCCAGCCGCCGATCCGGCGCAACCGCATGCCGCTTAAGATGCCGACCATACCGAAAACCGCAGTGGAAAAGCCAATGGAACGATAGAGATCATCATGGAAGAATACGTTGATACCATTGGCAAGAACCCCGGTACACAAAACCGAGAACCAGGCAATGCCGCTGCCAAGATGGCGGCAGAGCGAATAGACCAGCACGCCGCCGAAGAAAATATTGCCAAGCAGATGCACGCTGTCCGCATGCAGGGTCAGGGCGGTAACCAGGCGCCACCACTGACCATCGTGCAGCACCCGGAACCGATCCAGGGCTCCGATATCAAACCAGTGGCTGTGGCTCTCCCAGGCACCGGTGACACCATAAAACACGACCAGCCCGCCGATAACCGGCAACACTGGGGGTGCATTCTCGACTATGGTCTCCCGCTCGAATCGAAATGGACGCTCCGGGGGCCAATCCTGGTTTTCTTCGGAAAAAAGCAGCAGCTCTTGCCGGGCGCGGATGATGTTTTCCTCGGGGACCAGCAGCTGCCAGCCCGCTGCGCCATGGAACAGCTCATGCTCAATATCCGCAGCATGCAGGACCAAAGACCACAGATGGGCCACTTCCCGCTCCGGCGTCAAGCCGATGGACACCCAGCTCGACAAGGGTTCAGGCGGGTGCACAAACAGCTCCCCGGCGTGCACACCCATCCGCTATTGCCCGCCGAATTTCAACGCCTCACCTTGAGCCCCCTTGCGGGAAAGCATGACAATATCGACGCGCCGATTGAGCTTCCGCCCTTCTTCCGTGGCGTTATCCGCGATGGGCCGGTATTCGCCATAGCCGGTCACGGAGAGCTTGGCGCCCATGAAGCCGTGCTTCTCCATGAGATAATGGACAATGCTGTTGGCGCGGGCGGTGGAGAGTTCCCAGTTGGAGGGAAAGGTCGGAGATTTAACCGGCACATTATCCGTGTGCCCTTCGATACGGAGGGTATTGGCATAGCGGGAGATGGAGGTGGCAATCTTGTCCAGGAGAGGAAGGGCGCCCGGCTGAACCTGGGCGGTGCCGGAGGGAAAGAACCCGGCCTCCTTCAAGCTTATGACCAAGCCCCGTTCGTTGACGGTCAGCTGCACCTCGTTTTTACCGCCATACTCCTGAAGATTGTTCTGGATGTCCTGCTTGATCTGGCTGAACTCCTGGGCCTCGGCAGCGGAGGAGACCTCCTCCTGGGACTGGGGCGGCACCGGCGGCTCCACCACTTCGGGGATCAGACCAAAATCCTTGTTGCCGATAACCTTGAGCGCCGGGGTTAAAGTCTGAGGCCCGGAGAAAGAAGATTGGATGGAGGCCTGCACCTCCTCCATTTTTTTCTGATCCACGATGGACATGGCATAGAGCATTACAAAAACGGCAAAAAGCAGGGTGATAAAATCCGCATAGGAGACAAGCCACCGCTCCAGGTTCGGCTCCTTCTCGTGCGCTTTTTTCCTTTTCGGTCTGCTCATCAACCACCCCCGCCTCGGCTGTAGATCAGGACCCCGCTGGTCAGGGTGAAACCACGCAACCGTTTTTCGATCATCCTGGGGTTCTCGCCTTTCTGAATGGCAAGAAGGCCCTCAATCACTATTTCCCGCTGGAGAATCTGTTCCTTCAATCTTTTTTTGAGCTTGGTACTGAGAGGGATACAGATGATATTGGCGGTCATCAGTCCATAGATCGTGGCCACGAAGGCCACGGCAATGCCGGCGCCAAGCTTGGAGGTGTCGGAAAGATTGTTCATTACATGGATCAAGCCCAACACCGCGCCGATGATGCCGATGGTCGGGGCAAAGCCGCCTGCGGCCTCAAAGACCTCGGCACTGACCTTGTGGCGCTCCTCGAAATTGGTGAGTTCGATCTGCAGAACCGCCATAACCTCCTCGGGGTCCATGCCGTCCACAACCATTTCCAGACCCTGGCCGAGGAACCGATCCTTAACCCGTTGCGCGTCCTGCTCCAGGGTTATCAAGCCGTTCTTCCTGGCGGTGCTGGCAAAACCGACCAGTT
Proteins encoded in this window:
- a CDS encoding OmpA/MotB family protein, encoding MSRPKRKKAHEKEPNLERWLVSYADFITLLFAVFVMLYAMSIVDQKKMEEVQASIQSSFSGPQTLTPALKVIGNKDFGLIPEVVEPPVPPQSQEEVSSAAEAQEFSQIKQDIQNNLQEYGGKNEVQLTVNERGLVISLKEAGFFPSGTAQVQPGALPLLDKIATSISRYANTLRIEGHTDNVPVKSPTFPSNWELSTARANSIVHYLMEKHGFMGAKLSVTGYGEYRPIADNATEEGRKLNRRVDIVMLSRKGAQGEALKFGGQ
- a CDS encoding rhomboid family intramembrane serine protease, which encodes MHPPEPLSSWVSIGLTPEREVAHLWSLVLHAADIEHELFHGAAGWQLLVPEENIIRARQELLLFSEENQDWPPERPFRFERETIVENAPPVLPVIGGLVVFYGVTGAWESHSHWFDIGALDRFRVLHDGQWWRLVTALTLHADSVHLLGNIFFGGVLVYSLCRHLGSGIAWFSVLCTGVLANGINVFFHDDLYRSIGFSTAVFGMVGILSGMRLRRIGGWQEMVLALGSAASLLALMGSSGERTDLGAHFWGVFVGLLVGMLLVALGLAGKRVLAPAGQWLLFVASLAMVFGCWLFALYPRSGL
- a CDS encoding flagellar motor protein — encoded protein: MDIATLIGLFMGFGAVIGGQLLEGGHIDALIQPTAALIVLGGTLGATFVSFPLQDILRAFSSAATAIFPQEEDPEELIGKLVGFASTARKNGLITLEQDAQRVKDRFLGQGLEMVVDGMDPEEVMAVLQIELTNFEERHKVSAEVFEAAGGFAPTIGIIGAVLGLIHVMNNLSDTSKLGAGIAVAFVATIYGLMTANIICIPLSTKLKKRLKEQILQREIVIEGLLAIQKGENPRMIEKRLRGFTLTSGVLIYSRGGGG